Within the Ailuropoda melanoleuca isolate Jingjing unplaced genomic scaffold, ASM200744v2 unplaced-scaffold73231, whole genome shotgun sequence genome, the region GGCAGGCGCGCAGCCCCTTCGCCCCGCGCGAATCCTGGCGGCGCGCGGCCCGCACGGCCCCGGTGGCGGGCACCTTCGGGCTGCTGAGCGGAGCCCTGCAGGGCTACGAGGTGCTGCACGCCTTGGGCTATGGCGGCCAGCCTGGTCTGGAGGGACCCTGGCCCTGGTGGGCCTTCCAGCTAGGCCTGCGCCTGGGCGAGGTGGGCGTCGCGCTCCCGTTGGCGCTGCTGGGCCTCTACCCCGCGCTCAGCAGCCCCCGCGTGCCTCCACGCTGCTGGGCCAAGCTCTTCCGCTTGTCGCCGGGCCACGCGGCCCCCCTGCTGCCCGGGGGCTGGGTCACCGGGCCCCCAGACAAGGAGTCCCTGGGGGGCGCCATCGCACGTGGCGACGCGGAGCTGCTGCAGCTGTGCGCCCTGGCGGGGCCGGGCCCCGACCTCCTGCTCCAGGGAGGCGGCTGCCGGGGCTTCGAAGGCAAGGCGGCCAACCCGGCTCCTTCTCCGGCCTCCTCCCCCTGCAGCGATTACACTGTGGACTTCCGCCCGCCCTCCCCAATCAACCTGCGGCGCAGCATTGAGGAGGCCCTCTGCAGCGAGGCGCTGCTCACGCCCGGCCTTTTCCAGGGCCCTGCTTTCGGGGAAGCCCTGCCTGGGCTCGGCCTCTTCCGCACGACCTCGTTGGGGGCTGGGCCCAATGGAAGGTCTGAGGAGGCCCCTGGCTCGCCTGTGCCCCAGGAGCTCCTCTCTCCTGGGGCCTGGCCGGCGGGCAGCAGCGCCTCTTCCGGCTCACTGTGCGGACTTTCGCGGGACAGCTCGTCCATGCTGCTATGCTCCAGCCCCGACAGGCCCCCACGCTGTCCGCTGGTCTGCGTCCTCAATCCCCCGCGGCCCTTAGGAAGCAGCCCTAGCCTCCCGGGCTCAGGCTCCTACCAGGCCCTGTCTCCACCCTCCCGCGACTCCCCAGAGCCTCGCCCTGAGCTGCAGGCCGCAGAGGCTTTGCTGCAGGAGCAATTCCTGGACGCCTGTCGACAGATCGACGAGCTGAGTGTGGGCAGCGACACCATAGACCTGTGAAGAGGCGTCCCCTTGGCTGCCCCAGCCTACGCCCCCTCCTGGCGTCTGCTCTGCCCGAGACCTGCACACTGTAACCCTTCCCCAATCCTGCCTGGCTCAGATACCTCTCCCCGCTTCCTTCCCCATCCAGGAGTCCCTGGGTGGGTGGGTCAGCAGCCAGGCTCTGTTGATTGGGATTAGTGCCACCCCCTCTGGAGCCCTGGGCGCAGATGCCCTCAGCTGCAATTCCAGGCTGGCAGGGGTCCCACTTTCTTTGGCATTCACCAGCAATAAAGCCCCAAGGTGCTCCACTCCTGGCCACCACTCCCCACTCTGGTGCTGAGTGAGAGGGCTGTCCTCAGAGGACCTCGAGACTGGCTTCAGTCCCCACACCCACCTGTGCCATGCCCAGGAATCCCATTCTTGCGTGATGAGACTCCCTGTCCAACACGTGATCCTTCCCCATAGAAGGGTCCATGGCCCATCGCGGAGACTCAACAGCAGTTGGGTGGGAGGTGAGCGCTTTCAGAGTtaatttatcaataaaatattttcagagaaaggtCTGATCTTTTTGGGAAAGTTTAGATGAGTCAACAGTAGCAGTGGCTTCATCAGAACTGGAAGACAAGCAGGGCTTGGGTGGGGTGGCTTCATCTCACAACACAGTGACCTTCACTCCTGATTGCAAGAAGC harbors:
- the LOC117800607 gene encoding proline-rich transmembrane protein 4-like, whose translation is ARSPFAPRESWRRAARTAPVAGTFGLLSGALQGYEVLHALGYGGQPGLEGPWPWWAFQLGLRLGEVGVALPLALLGLYPALSSPRVPPRCWAKLFRLSPGHAAPLLPGGWVTGPPDKESLGGAIARGDAELLQLCALAGPGPDLLLQGGGCRGFEGKAANPAPSPASSPCSDYTVDFRPPSPINLRRSIEEALCSEALLTPGLFQGPAFGEALPGLGLFRTTSLGAGPNGRSEEAPGSPVPQELLSPGAWPAGSSASSGSLCGLSRDSSSMLLCSSPDRPPRCPLVCVLNPPRPLGSSPSLPGSGSYQALSPPSRDSPEPRPELQAAEALLQEQFLDACRQIDELSVGSDTIDL